CCCTCAAGTTTCGCTTCTGCCCTTTATGTGGCACTACTTAAAAGTAGAACTCGGAACTGGTATGACAGAGGTCATGGCTTAAAGATTAAATTATTGTCTATTGCTGCTTTTTGGATCGCAGAATGCAATCGCGGGTGAGCAAGGCGCACGACTCGATCTTCCGAACAGACTAATCCGTCCCCTGCCCTTTCATAAAGCAAAATTGCTTCATCATTGTGAACATTAAAGTAAATAATTCCATCAATTCTTGAGTAAATATCTTCGTTCTCGTAAAAATAGCGGGACTATTTCTGAGAAAGACCTCCGTCAGCCGTTTTAGAAAGCACGTTACTGAGCCAGCCTTCATTGCCTCCGAATCACGAAGGTTAAACAGCTTTAAAGTGCAAGTATTACTTACGTCCAAATCCTTTGTTCTTAACCTTTGTACCCACAAATAACCTTTTTATGGAAGGTTCTAACATTTCTTGCATCGTTCTTGGTGGTTTTTGGTTGTTCAAAAACCAAGTTTCATCTACATCTTTAGTATTGGCAATAAGTTCTTTTTGCGCATTTGCACGTATCCTTGCATTAAATAATCTAGACCAATTAGAATCAAAAGTAGCATATTCATCCTTCAGTCCTAACGCCCCTACAAAAGCTAAGTGAGGAGTAAGCGGACAAATAAAAGCACTACCTAGTACTTTTTCTCTATGAAGTTGAAAAATGGATGGATCTTCTTCAATGATGCATGGCGTATCAGAAGTTAATAACGGTAATCCTTCAACTCTAACAATCGTGAAGGGAAGAGTTTTCGCTAGTTCTAATTGGTTTGATGCATTAATAATGAATTGAGGATGTACTTTAGTAATCCAAGAAGCGGTTAATTCCTGCAAAGATGAGTCAATTGACGGCTGTTTTTTCTTGTTCTCTCTCAATGCTTTACGACGATCAGTTCTATTGAACCCTTGTTGACGCAAATCCTGTTCTAGCTCTCGCTGTGTTCGGCTTTTCACTTCTTGATTAGTTTTTGCATTCGCATAGCTAATTACGTGAGGCAGAAGTTCCCGCCACCAAGCACTTCGTACGAACAAACCCACGATAAA
This genomic interval from Chroococcidiopsis sp. TS-821 contains the following:
- a CDS encoding DUF4238 domain-containing protein, translating into MPNPKRHHKIPHFYLDQWKDPCSEKSTIWIFNKDSLDCSPRLTKDAFVEGHYFTEQELDGTRHAPLENYLNRNETIAATLLPRLEANDPLTEYDGETPLPAADRNVLRQFIVGLFVRSAWWRELLPHVISYANAKTNQEVKSRTQRELEQDLRQQGFNRTDRRKALRENKKKQPSIDSSLQELTASWITKVHPQFIINASNQLELAKTLPFTIVRVEGLPLLTSDTPCIIEEDPSIFQLHREKVLGSAFICPLTPHLAFVGALGLKDEYATFDSNWSRLFNARIRANAQKELIANTKDVDETWFLNNQKPPRTMQEMLEPSIKRLFVGTKVKNKGFGRK